DNA from Megalopta genalis isolate 19385.01 chromosome 15, iyMegGena1_principal, whole genome shotgun sequence:
GAAAGTGCGTGGTGAGCAGAAGGTGTGGGAGGTGCGGAAGGAAGGATATTGATCGGCAGTAGGAGTGCGCGCATGGGAAATCCTCTCTGTCCCACCCTGCGGCCTGCATCCAGCTAGGTGGGTGACGATAGAACGTGCACCGTGCCAGTTGGTACTTTAAGATCCACATTGCGCTACGATCAAAGGGTCCGGCAAACCGAGAAACGTCGGATCGGGCAGTCGGTGCTCCCTGCGCCAAGGGTGTGTCGCGGAAGTAAGCCAGTTGCAAATCCCCGATGAGAGGACGTCGAACTGCGCCGGGCTGAACGTCCGTGGACCGGCCAACGTAACAGGAAGTAGACGTAACCGACGACGAATCCATTCATTGCTGGCGATTTCACGAAGCCTCAAACAATAAACCCCGTTGTGTTCCGATGTGAAACAGTCGAATGACCGCGCTCCGCCTATTATCATTCCCGAGCGTAGATGTGCTTGATTAGCATCGATTGGGGAGTAGACTCACGTAGATACGCATCAGACCCACCGCAACGCAATACTATCGTCTTTTTCCCTCTTTCTGGTTAAACGATACAAGCCTCGCCGGGAATCAGTGGTCCGTTTTCCCTCGTCGGAGTAAACAAAAGAGGAGAGAGGAGACTTTCCGGAGAGGAGTCTTTTTACGTGGATGGCCAATTGGGATTGGAAGAACATGGATTGGGATTGGGAAGACGCGGACGACTCTTCCAGCGGAACGGAGGAGCTGAAGCCGGAGATTGATAAGCAGTGGCTTGACGGTATCCTAAGGGAGTTTCACAAAGAACCGGTTAGTTCAGTAGAGACTATGATTTCCAGTTCATGGTTGCCTGTAGGAATGTTTTTGCGGGGCTAAATTGTTTGATTAGCGTCGCGAACCCGTCCCCCCCGGTGCCGTTGAACACGTTACGCGTCGCGTGTATTCTCTCATGAGTCGTTTAAAAATTAACCCGTCATGTACAGGTCACGATAACCGAGTGTAACGTGAACCCCGGCTGTATGAGCAACGAAAGCGTGCTGAGCACCATAATTAGCGTTAAAGTCAAGTACGTGTTGACCGAGTCGAACACCACGCAGGACCTATCTTTAATCGTGAAAGAGCTACCGAAAGATCCGTTCAGTCGTTTTTTCGTGAACGAGGGCCAGTTCGACCTACGGGAAATTAAGTTTTACACGCAGGTAAGCGATGAATCTCCAACTACCCAATTAACTCGAATACGAACCAAATAACACGTATGACTCTGTTTGCAATCAGGTCATGCCAGACTTGAGAGAGTTCCAAAAGAAACAGCTGGCGTTAGAGAATACCCGCGAGAACCTCGACAAACCGGGCGAGGAGATTCCTCTGTCGGTACCCGTGTGCTACCACGCGCAATACATGCCAGCACAGGAGACCGAGGACACCCTGACGACACCGGACTCGATCTTGGTGCTGCAAGACCTTCGCGACTCTGACTTTTGTAACATCAAATTCAGGAAAGGAATGACCTTCGACCAGACTCAGGTCGCGCTGGAGGCTATAGCGCGCATACACGCGCATTCCCTAGCAATGAAGGTCGTCGAAGGACAGTCCCTGTCCGAGCGTTACCCATTCCTCTTCCAAACAGCGAAAGCGACCGATTCGTATCAGCAGCTGGTCGAGCGCGGCCTGCCGCAGCTTGCGAAATTTTTGGAGAACAGGGGGCTGGGAGCGATACTCGAGGCTCTGCGCATACTAAGACCGAAGACTATGCACATAATATCTGCGCTCCTTGCCCCCGAGGGGCCACTGACCCTGATCACGCACACAGACTTCTGGTGCAACAATCTCCTGTTCAAGGAAGGTCCGAACGGTCTCGAATGCTGCATTCTCGACTGGCAAATGGTCACATACAGCAGACCAAGCAACGACATCGCTTTGTTGATAGTGAGCTCATTGCCTACCGACCTACGTCGAAAGTTCACAGAGGTTTTCCTCGATATCTATTGGAACGCTCTAACCAGCACATGTTCCCGCCTCGGGGTCGACATCCCGAAAGATTTGGGCTACACGAGGGAAGACCTGAGCAAAGACTACAGACGGTCGCAGCTGCTAGcgcttctactttgcatcggATCGGTGGACGTTGCCTTGGGTGATCCGGACACCGAGGAACGACTGATCGACGTTCTAAAGGATCTTCACA
Protein-coding regions in this window:
- the LOC117219659 gene encoding putative oxidoreductase dhs-27; amino-acid sequence: MANWDWKNMDWDWEDADDSSSGTEELKPEIDKQWLDGILREFHKEPVTITECNVNPGCMSNESVLSTIISVKVKYVLTESNTTQDLSLIVKELPKDPFSRFFVNEGQFDLREIKFYTQVMPDLREFQKKQLALENTRENLDKPGEEIPLSVPVCYHAQYMPAQETEDTLTTPDSILVLQDLRDSDFCNIKFRKGMTFDQTQVALEAIARIHAHSLAMKVVEGQSLSERYPFLFQTAKATDSYQQLVERGLPQLAKFLENRGLGAILEALRILRPKTMHIISALLAPEGPLTLITHTDFWCNNLLFKEGPNGLECCILDWQMVTYSRPSNDIALLIVSSLPTDLRRKFTEVFLDIYWNALTSTCSRLGVDIPKDLGYTREDLSKDYRRSQLLALLLCIGSVDVALGDPDTEERLIDVLKDLHSEGVFTDETVVATSESDF